A window of Coturnix japonica isolate 7356 chromosome 2, Coturnix japonica 2.1, whole genome shotgun sequence contains these coding sequences:
- the RBM48 gene encoding RNA-binding protein 48 isoform X1, with translation MMTGYDGGRKENLSPTIPSERAAPISSPYLLQAEVRGQHGGQVYTINLESRYLLIQGVPALGVMKELVEQFALYGAIEEYHALDEYPAEQFTEVYLIKFQNLQCARVAKKKMDERSFFGSLLHVCYAPEFETVQETREKLQDRRKYIAKATNQRDCFLLKKTERPRRTKSDSQWSTPGSHAATHWDPSCFPVPHGLSQNMEYPSGNHSQDLLAFPHCDNPSAETSGNSSQSSSLTQKAHPGGCAAPVPLIQQRTVPADNGIDRFMPRTTHLQERKRKREEGNKCALTETNVDSTDIVIGPQLPEVPQVDMDDDSLNTSAMLIRNKLKEVAESVSNTSVEKPGSSATKPLVKQRRRI, from the exons ATGATGACGGGATACgatggggggaggaaggagaaccTCTCTCCCACAATCCCCTCCGAACGGGCCGCCCCCATCTCGTCCCCGTACCTGCTGCAGGCGGAGGTGCGAGGCCAGCACGGCGGGCAG GTGTACACCATCAACTTGGAATCGCGTTATTTACTAATCCAGGGAGTTCCTGCGCTGGGCGTCATGAAGGAGTTAGTGGAGCAGTTTGCCTTGTACGGAGCCATAGAAGAGTACCATGCACTTGATGAATATCCCGCAGAGCAGTTCACTGAAGTTTATCTGATAAAATTCCAGAATCTGCAATGTGCCAG GGTGGCCAAGAAGAAGATGGATGAGCGCAGTTTCTTTGGGAGTTTGCTGCACGTGTGCTACGCTCCAGAATTTGAAACAGTCCAAGAAACCAGGGAGAAGCTGCAGGACAGAAGGAAGTATATTGCAAAAGCAACAAATCAAAGAG actgctttctgttgaagaaaacagagaggcCTCGGAGGACCAAGTCTGATTCTCAGTGGAGTACCCCAGGATCACATGCAGCCACTCACTGGGATCCATCCTGCTTTCCAGTTCCTCATGGGTTGTCCCAAAACATGGAATATCCTTCTGGCAATCACAGTCAGGACCTTTTGGCTTTTCCCCACTGCGACAACCCCAGTGCTGAAACCTCTGGGAACTCCAGTCAAAGCTCATCCCTAACTCAGAAGGCGCATCCAGGAGGATGTGCTGCACCAGTGCCTTTAATTCAGCAAAGAACAGTTCCAGCTGATAACGGCATTGACAGGTTTATGCCTCGTACAACTCACCTGCAGGAACgtaagaggaagagagaagagggtAACAAATGTGCCCTCACTGAAACAAACGTGGACAGTACTGACATCGTTATTGGCCCACAGCTACCAGAAGTACCTCAGGTGGATATGGATGATGATTCACTGAATACATCAGCTATGCTGATTCGAAATAAGCTGAAAGAG gTAGCAGAGTCTGTTTCAAATACATCTGTGGAAAAGCCAGGCAGTAGTGCCACCAAGCCACTGGtaaagcagagaagaagaatATAG
- the EFCAB1 gene encoding EF-hand calcium-binding domain-containing protein 1 has product MRGGQGRAPPHPGNPSSGDAAAAMSKKRLQQLTESLRRSAKHFNKTEVGCLIRLFDALVSASYSRFAAVGFDRNMFRDTLHSTFGMTDDVVMDRVFRTFDKNNDNCISVVEWVEGLSVFLRGTLEERIKYCFEVYDLNGDGYISREEMFQMLKNSLIKPPSEDDGDEGIKDLVDIVLKKMDLDHDGKLSFADFEESVKNENLLLEAFGPCLPDLKSSTAFEKKTFREKHEP; this is encoded by the exons ATGAGGGGCGGGCAGGGCCGGGCACCACCCCACCCGGGTAACCCGAGCAGCGGCGACGCGGCCGCCGCCATGAGCAAGAAGCGGCTGCAGCAGCTGACGGAGTCGCTGAGGCGCTCGGCTAAGCACT TTAACAAAACTGAGGTGGGATGCCTCATCAGGCTCTTCGACGCGCTGGTGAGCGCGTCCTACAGCCGCTTCGCCGCCGTCGGCTTCGATCGCAACATGTTCCGCGACACCCTGCACAGCACCTTCGGCATGACGGACGACGTGGTGATGGACAGAG TGTTCCGCACCTTCGATAAAAACAACGATAACTGCATCAGTGTGGTGGAGTGGGTGGAAGGCCTGTCGGTATTTCTGCGGGGGACACTGGAAGAAAGGATTAAAT ATTGTTTTGAGGTTTATGACCTGAATGGTGATGGATATATTTCGAGAGAGGAGATGtttcaaatgctgaaaaacagccttATCAAACCACCATCAGAAGACGACGGTGATGAGGGAATTAAGGACTTGGTAGACATAGTCCTTAAGAAAATG GACCTTGACCATGATGGCAAACTTTCTTTTGCGGACTTTGAAGAatctgtgaaaaatgaaaaccttcTCTTAGAAGCTTTTGGACCATGTTTGCCAGACTTAAAG AGCAGTAcagcatttgaaaagaaaaccttccGGGAAAAGCATGAACCGTAA
- the RBM48 gene encoding RNA-binding protein 48 isoform X2 — MAAGGAGGPGEACRHHQQLGACGSRAKYREGRRPRAVKVYTINLESRYLLIQGVPALGVMKELVEQFALYGAIEEYHALDEYPAEQFTEVYLIKFQNLQCARVAKKKMDERSFFGSLLHVCYAPEFETVQETREKLQDRRKYIAKATNQRDCFLLKKTERPRRTKSDSQWSTPGSHAATHWDPSCFPVPHGLSQNMEYPSGNHSQDLLAFPHCDNPSAETSGNSSQSSSLTQKAHPGGCAAPVPLIQQRTVPADNGIDRFMPRTTHLQERKRKREEGNKCALTETNVDSTDIVIGPQLPEVPQVDMDDDSLNTSAMLIRNKLKEVAESVSNTSVEKPGSSATKPLVKQRRRI; from the exons ATGGCGGCGGGCGGTGCTGGCGGGCCGGGGGAGGCGTGTAGGCAccaccagcagctgggagcatgCGGGTCCAGGGCCAAGTACCGCGAGGGGCGGCGACCCAGGGCCGTCAAG GTGTACACCATCAACTTGGAATCGCGTTATTTACTAATCCAGGGAGTTCCTGCGCTGGGCGTCATGAAGGAGTTAGTGGAGCAGTTTGCCTTGTACGGAGCCATAGAAGAGTACCATGCACTTGATGAATATCCCGCAGAGCAGTTCACTGAAGTTTATCTGATAAAATTCCAGAATCTGCAATGTGCCAG GGTGGCCAAGAAGAAGATGGATGAGCGCAGTTTCTTTGGGAGTTTGCTGCACGTGTGCTACGCTCCAGAATTTGAAACAGTCCAAGAAACCAGGGAGAAGCTGCAGGACAGAAGGAAGTATATTGCAAAAGCAACAAATCAAAGAG actgctttctgttgaagaaaacagagaggcCTCGGAGGACCAAGTCTGATTCTCAGTGGAGTACCCCAGGATCACATGCAGCCACTCACTGGGATCCATCCTGCTTTCCAGTTCCTCATGGGTTGTCCCAAAACATGGAATATCCTTCTGGCAATCACAGTCAGGACCTTTTGGCTTTTCCCCACTGCGACAACCCCAGTGCTGAAACCTCTGGGAACTCCAGTCAAAGCTCATCCCTAACTCAGAAGGCGCATCCAGGAGGATGTGCTGCACCAGTGCCTTTAATTCAGCAAAGAACAGTTCCAGCTGATAACGGCATTGACAGGTTTATGCCTCGTACAACTCACCTGCAGGAACgtaagaggaagagagaagagggtAACAAATGTGCCCTCACTGAAACAAACGTGGACAGTACTGACATCGTTATTGGCCCACAGCTACCAGAAGTACCTCAGGTGGATATGGATGATGATTCACTGAATACATCAGCTATGCTGATTCGAAATAAGCTGAAAGAG gTAGCAGAGTCTGTTTCAAATACATCTGTGGAAAAGCCAGGCAGTAGTGCCACCAAGCCACTGGtaaagcagagaagaagaatATAG
- the FAM133B gene encoding protein FAM133B, whose translation MGKRDNRVAYMNPIAMARARGPAQNSGPTIQDYLNRPRPTWEEVKEQLEKKKKGSRALAEFEEKMNENWKKELEKHREKLLGGNESSSKKKEKKKKEKKKSSRLSSSSSSSSSSDSSSSASDSEDEDKKQGKKKKKKKHRSSRKSSSSSASESESDSKDSTKKKKSKEDHEKEKDGKNHHRKRKKADRGDGPLSSESLSEADQTEEVQVKKKKSNEEKEKATASIPYTVVLRQ comes from the exons ATGGGGAAGCGGGACAACCGCGTG GCTTACATGAATCCCATCGCTATGGCCAGAGCACGAGGTCCTGCCCAGAATTCGGGACCAACAATACAAGATTACTTGAACAGACCAAGGCCGACGTG GGAAGAAGTGAAAGAACagctagagaagaaaaagaagggatcCAGGGCTTTGGCTGAGTTTGAAGAGAAGATGAACGAG aattggaagaaagaactggaaaaacacAGGGAGAAATTACTAGGTGGAAATGAGAGTTCCTCCAAAAAGAAAGAG aaaaagaaaaaagaaaagaagaaatctagTAGG TtgtcttcatcttcctcttcttcatcaaGCTCTGATTCTTCCAGCAGTGCATCTGATTCAGAAGATGAG GATAAaaagcaggggaagaaaaaaaagaaaaagaaacatcgATCCTCAAGGAAGTCTTCATCAAGCTCAGCTTCTGAATCTGAGTCAGACAGCAAG GACAGcacaaaaaagaagaagtcAAAGGAAGACCATGAGAAAGAGAAG GATGGCAAAAATCAtcacagaaagaggaagaaagccGATCGTGGTGATGGGCCTTTATCATCAGAGTCCTTATCAGAAGCGGATCAGACAGAGGAG gttcaggtgaaaaagaagaaaagcaatgaggagaaagagaaagcaacagcaagTATCCCTTATACTGTAGTGTTAAGACAGTAA